A stretch of DNA from Pseudomonas sp. HN11:
GAGCCCCGTTTTTGCATGATGGATACAGTCTGTCGAAATGCGACATATATGTATATCTGTAGGTTTTTAGGTTATTTGACTACAGGGTCAGCAATGTGTTGTTGCCTTTAAATACTGGGGCTGTAGCGCTGCGATTGATCAAGCAGCCAGTCCCTGAAGGCGTGCAGCGACGCCGATTCGACCTTTTTGTCAGGAATCATCAGGTAATAAGCCTTCGAACTGCTCAGCGCTTCGGGGCTTGCGATTACCAATAGGCCTTCCTCTAGCTCGCGCTGAATGAGGAACGGTGGAATCAGCGCGATCCCCATGTCATGCATGGCAGCTTGAGACAACATCGAGAATAGCTCGTAACGGGGGCCTGTCATGTCGCGCGGTACGCTCAGCTGCTGGGCGTTGAACCACTGGCGCCACGCGTAGGGTCTTGTCGTTTGCTGCAGAAGCGGCAGTTCTGCGATTTCCTGAGGGCTGAATTGCGTGCTGTTACCCAGCAGTCGCGGGCTGCACACGGGTACAGGGTTCTCTCCCATCAAGCGGTGCGATTGCGTACCGGACCAGTCGGCATCGCCGAAGTAAATGGCGGCGTCGAATTCGGTATCGGCAAACAGGAAGGGCCGTGTTCGGTTCGTCAGGTTGACCGTGACTTCCGGAT
This window harbors:
- a CDS encoding LysR family transcriptional regulator, whose amino-acid sequence is MRRKIPSTTALVSFEAAARHESFTKAAQELSITQGAICRQIASLEEFLSVELFRRSRRGVKLTEAGLSYSRRVATQLDAVERDTLSVMGQQGTNTIELAVVPTFGTQWLIPRLKDFQRQHPEVTVNLTNRTRPFLFADTEFDAAIYFGDADWSGTQSHRLMGENPVPVCSPRLLGNSTQFSPQEIAELPLLQQTTRPYAWRQWFNAQQLSVPRDMTGPRYELFSMLSQAAMHDMGIALIPPFLIQRELEEGLLVIASPEALSSSKAYYLMIPDKKVESASLHAFRDWLLDQSQRYSPSI